The following coding sequences lie in one Spinacia oleracea cultivar Varoflay chromosome 1, BTI_SOV_V1, whole genome shotgun sequence genomic window:
- the LOC110784460 gene encoding homeobox-leucine zipper protein ATHB-13, translating to MSTTCSGMSFFPPNFMLQTPNDNDNHNHQPPSLSSILPQDFHGGLAPMLGKRSMSFTGIDMCEEGNNNNNHHNHNNNNNVGDEDLSDDGSQLGGGGEKKRRLNMEQVKTLEKNFELGNKLEPERKMQLAKALGLQPRQIAIWFQNRRARWKTKQLEKDYDVLKRQFDALKSDNDALQSQNHKLQAEIMSLKNREPTESINLNKDTEGSCSNRSENSSEIKLDISRTPTTTIESTLELSAHPTTTAAATTTTVTGRTFFPPSSMRPNGPPVAQVLFHNPQPPPVKEETFTSMFCGIDDQTGFWPWIEQQNFN from the exons ATGAGTACTACTTGTAGTGGGATGTCTTTCTTCCCTCCTAATTTCATGCTTCAAACTCcaaatgataatgataatcataatcatcaacctccttctctctcttctaTCCTTCCACAAGATTTTCATG GTGGACTTGCACCAATGTTAGGGAAAAGATCCATGTCATTTACGGGGATCGATATGTGTGAAGAAggcaataacaacaacaatcatcacaatcataataataataataatgtaggAGACGAAGATTTATCGGACGACGGGTCGCAATTAGGAGGAGGAGGGGAGAAGAAGAGGAGATTAAATATGGAACAAGTTAAGACACTAGAAAAGAATTTTGAATTGGGTAATAAACTTGAACCAGAGAGAAAAATGCAATTAGCTAAAGCACTTGGTTTACAACCAAGACAAATTGCAATTTGGTTTCAAAATAGGAGAGCAAGGTGGAAGACAAAGCAATTAGAGAAAGATTATGATGTTCTTAAGAGACAATTCGATGCTCTTAAATCTGATAATGATGCTCTTCAATCTCAAAATCACAAACTCCAAGCCgag ATAATGtcactaaaaaatagagaaCCAACAGAGTCGATAAACTTGAACAAGGACACTGAAGGATCATGCAGCAATAGAAGTGAGAATAGCTCTGAAATAAAGTTGGATATCTCAAGAACtcccacaacaacaattgaaagcACACTTGAACTTTCAGCTCATCCAACCACCACCGCCgctgccaccaccaccaccgtcacTGGAAGAACCTTCTTCCCACCGTCGTCCATGAGGCCCAATGGACCCCCCGTGGCCCAAGTACTCTTCCATAACCCACAGCCACCACCAGTCAAGGAAGAGACATTCACTAGCATGTTTTGTGGCATTGATGATCAAACTGGGTTTTGGCCTTGGATTgaacaacaaaattttaattaa